The proteins below are encoded in one region of Elgaria multicarinata webbii isolate HBS135686 ecotype San Diego chromosome 8, rElgMul1.1.pri, whole genome shotgun sequence:
- the OTOL1 gene encoding otolin-1, which yields MWRVRWPCAVFIAIITVADLNVESKSTPLPKFTKIKAADKIATDGLDASDTPPTEDSLFTDTAEMRDATMELSTPNYAFRTPTTLFPFENFTLDSSDFFFNCCDCCPAAPGEKGDPGEPGLPGLKGEAGEKGLQGLPGIPGLQGSKGIRGDKGDKGEHGDPGANGLPGYPGKPGEQGELGFKGDKGNYGLPGAKGQKGSKGETCENGTKGEKGDKGELGLPGIDGEIGEKGEKGDLGEKGYCGDPGDQGERGEKGEIGPKGEKGIKGDIGVEGVHGEDGQKGEKGALGFKGDKGDPGPIGMMGPTGMKGVPGFKGTRGAPGKKGSRGPKGSKGETSSAPRSAFSVGLSKPFPPPNTPIKFDKILYNDQEDYNPLTGKFNCSVAGAYIFSYHMTIRGRPARISIVCQNKKMVRSRETLYGQEIDQASFLTILKLNVGDHVWLEVTRDWNGVYVSAEDDSIFSGFLLYPDEIFDTLL from the exons ATGTGGCGCGTACGTTGGCCCTGCGCGGTCTTCATCGCCATCATCACTGTTGCTGATCTGAACGTAGAGAGCAAAAGCACCCCATTGCCAAAGTTTACCAAGATAAAAGCTGCTGACAAGATAGCCACTGATGGCCTGGATGCGTCTGACACGCCACCCACTGAAGACAGCCTCTTCACGGACACAGCCGAAATGCGCGATGCCACGATGGAGCTGTCCACCCCGAACTATGCCTTCCGAACGCCCACCACTCTCTTCCCATTTGAGAACTTTACCCTTGACTCATCTGACTtcttctttaactgttgtgattgcTGTCCTGCAGCCCCAGGGGAGAAAGGGGATCCCGGAGAACCAGGGTTGCCAg GTCTTAAAGGAGAGGcgggagaaaaaggtcttcagggtCTACCAGGAATTCCTGGACTGCAAGGATCAAAGGGAATCAGAGGAGACAAAG GAGATAAAGGAGAACATGGTGACCCAGGAGCAAATGGACTCCCAGGATATCCAGGCAAACCAGGAGAACAAG GTGAACTTGGATTTAAAGGAGACAAAGGAAACTACGGCCTGCCTGGAGCCAAGGGGCAAAAGGGTTCCAAGGGGGAAACCTGTGAGAACGGAACCAAAGGAGAGAAGGGGGACAAAGGGGAGCTGGGATTACCAGGCATTGATGGGGAGATTGGAgagaagggagaaaagggggacCTTGGTGAAAAGGGCTACTGTGGGGATCCAGGCGATCAGGGTGAAagaggagaaaagggggaaattgggCCCAAAGGAGAAAAGGGCATCAAAGGAGACATTGGAGTGGAAGGTGTCCATGGTGAAGATGGGcaaaagggagagaagggggccCTTGGCTTTAAAGGTGACAAAGGTGATCCAGGGCCCATTGGGATGATGGGACCTACTGGGATGAAAGGAGTTCCTGGTTTCAAAGGAACCAGGGGAGCTCCTGGCAAGAAAGGTTCAAGAGGTCCCAAGGGCTCAAAGGGCGAGACCTCAAGTGCCCCAAGATCAGCTTTTAGCGTTGGCCTATCCAAGCCGTTCCCACCCCCCAACACGCCGATTAAGTTCGACAAGATTCTGTACAATGACCAGGAAGATTATAATCCTTTGACGGGGAAATTTAATTGCAGCGTTGCTGGGGCATACATCTTCTCCTACCACATGACAATACGTGGGCGGCCTGCCCGCATCAGCATTGTGTGTCAAAACAAGAAGATGGTCAGGAGTAGGGAGACTCTCTATGGCCAAGAGATAGACCAGGCATCTTTCCTTACGATTTTGAAATTAAATGTGGGAGATCATGTTTGGCTGGAGGTGACACGGGATTGGAACGGGGTTTACGTTAGCGCTGAAGACGACAGCATATTTTCTGGCTTCCTCTTATATCCAGATGAAATATTTGACACCTTGCTATAA